The Belonocnema kinseyi isolate 2016_QV_RU_SX_M_011 chromosome 2, B_treatae_v1, whole genome shotgun sequence nucleotide sequence TCATTGCAGTacaatcagaaaaattttaataaataaaaatgataataatacaaaaataaattgaaatgcagGATTTTCTTTACTACCTAAATAATTCAGAAgtgttgaatatatttttagtctttgtttgagaattaatttatcaGATTTTGCCAACTGAAGCTATGCTTttccagaagaaataatttttatacttacCGTAAAAATATTGACGGCATAAAAGATGACTGCATTAATACCAGACAGTTGTTGGAAGAACATGAGACCCAAGGAAATAAGAAGAGGCTTGAAATTGTTCCCTCTGAAAAGTTCAGTAAATGAACTCTGGGATTCGTTTCGTTCACTGTCAACGTGTGCCTTCTCCACGGCCGTTAGCTCTTCAGTTATGTCCGTATTTTTCCCACGGAGCCACTGTAGTGATTTTCGGGCTCTCTTCGTTTTTCCTTTGGAAATGTACCATCTGGGAGTCTCGGGAATCAAGAACATCATAATGAGAAATGGGATAGGTAAAGTAGCACCCAAAAATGCAAGAGTCGACCAGGTTAAATACGCGCCAGCAACGAAACAGACCAAAATTCCTGTAAAAAAGAATacagaattattataatttgcttGTGAATGAGAAAATTATACAACGGAAAAGGAGACTTACCAATATTACCAAAGGCAGTTGGTAACAACCCTAGAGTTCCACGTACTTCAGGTTGAATTGTTTCGCCAAGATACACAGGCAATGATAGGGAAGCGATACCAACGCAAAATCCACATAACGCTCTGCCCACCAAAATTTGAGGTATATTATTGGCCATTCCGATTAAGAACCAGGCTGAAAttaaaaagagtaaaattaaaattgtctttttaatgacaattaacaaatgtaattttaaaagattatgaaaaaataacaacaacATTGCGTTAGAACTTATTTTAATAACTGACTCAatgcactgaaagaaataattggaAAGTATACGCATAAGTCTGGCTATCATTCCAACCATATTATATTTTATCCGTAATAAAGTATCTTAAATCGTATATATTTCTAAGTTTATGGCTGTCAGAGTTTGCATGATCCAGCTGTACTGGAATGGATATTataccttcatgaaaaattttaagtgttcagaaaaaattacattggatgtatgtcttaatcgttgtagaatagtcaaaacacctaaaaagcaaaatgttacacgaaggtttaaagaaaattgttgcgcaatgtggtaaaatttctaagttccgtcgatacaaattttaaatgctcattaagtgttattatcagaacttttaaaatgatctaaaacgcggaaaaatcaaatattacacgaagaaaaattgtagtcgatttaaattatttatttaataattattttattgatattattgttaacagttcgtttattttacatttacagaacgtcgtaaaaataaatagttagaaAAGGAGAGCtccagtactggcagtcagtatTGCGCCAGTGCTGGAAAGCCAGTACCGCCAAACACTACTAgccagtactggcacagtactggcccagtaaagttagccagtactggaactccgacagtctttactgggccagtactgggccggtggtgtatttctacctgagATGGCTGCTTCTTGGTAGAATTGAACTTCTAAATCACGCACCAGTATTCGTGTACCTTCTATTTGtatggttagaaataaaaatacgtCTGGTTGAGAAGGAAATATTTTCcgatagaaatttttaactgtcATCATGTGACTAATAATCCCCGatcctttttttcagtgtgaataaaaaggaaattaaactttagGAAGTTATTCCACTTTACATTCATAAAGaatacaattatatttaatttatatctcACGCGTTAATTGTTGAGTATTTATTCGTTAGATAGGATTAAGAATAAACACAAGAATTTGATAATGAAGTCCATATAAAGTACAATCTGAAGACATGttgattatgaaataaaatttcgctGAATAGTTTCCGCGTTCGCAGTTTAATGTCTTGATTTTACAATTAGAAAGATAATTGGTACCTCACCTGCTATGAATGGAAAAGCAGTTCCCAGAATTGTATTCCTTCTACCAAGGTACTCGATGCAAGGGCCTCCGGCAATCCCACCAAAAAGGGCACTTAATGGCATAATTGATCCAATCCATGATTCCTGAAATtggaatcataataaaataaacaaattacgtttttttaagcTGACAAAGTTAATaacattttaagaatataatGACGTGAAAAACGAGCAAACCATAAAATaggcattaaatatttaaaataggatTTCATCAAATAAAGTTGCAGACCATCAATTGGAAAATGAAATGTCCTCGTATTCTTAGCATTCAGTTGTACGTGGACAGACTGGATAAACTGAGATAAAGCTCATTGACATTTTCCATTTGCCATTCCTTTATATAGTTTATTCTATAAGTTCTCCCCTTTGTATATCGCAAATTACTGTCACGTATTTTTGTGCGGGATTATTGTGACTCAGCATCATAGGCCTTCGTCGTCTTACACGAAATCCGAAAGACTCGTTAAATCTCATGAAAGTTCCTTCCTGATTGCCCCTTTTCATGTTTAATGAAGTACCCATCGTCGgaataattctaatttattaattttcagatacttttaatttttaataattaaaaatgtattttgacaataaattataataatttgtaaatatctgTAAAACGTGACGGGAAAAAATAATATAGGATGTCTATCGATACTTTGAGAGTTGGTGATTGCAAAGTAATCTCTGCTGAATCACGATGAATGATAGAAATTTGGATTAATTTGACTCCCAGGGATTCTGGTTGTGTCTTCGCAGGAAGGAAACTGTCTTCAAAGAGCGAAATAAAGTATTAAGTACAACCTCCATTCAGTAAACTTCTATTATATCTGAAGTTTAATTCTATCATATGGCACATCCGGTGAGATCAGATGTAAAGGTAAAAATAGTAATGCTCTAATTTCATTCACGCCAAAACTTCAAAAAGCTGTTATAAAGTTTTTATCagtcaaaaatcaaaatattattcccGTGCTATACGGAATAGTAAATTAgcataaataatttgatttgagTCCATAATAGTGTTGCTGTCTTCTCAAAGGCgtctttgattttattgaaagtaATTGTAGCAAATTGGTGGAAGtgattgcaaataaatttattttgcgtGAATACACTTTAATTGACGACCGCTGAACTTTAAAGTGAATCTTATTGTTGCCAGGATGACGTGTAAAGTCGATGTGTCTCCGGAATCAACCATTCGTCTTCATCAAATCAGTGTcatgttaaaataaatatctcACTGGTCTCCAATTACATACTAATTCAGTCAGTTACTTATAATTTCTCTTGAAGAGGTAATTAATTCAAATTACGTTATGCAAGATAGAATTTATTacgaatttcataaaatatttactgtggcttcgaaaatatatataatttttttatattttgtatacttcatttgtaaaaaatgtaattgtgctTCATTTATTTTGCATAATAAAGTACATGTCAATGATATTTCGCTACAAACTTCTATTTgacattttctttcatttatttggctgaaaatggcCTAATATGCagtaggtaaaaaatttaatttaagaatacttACAATTTGTTTTGTAACCTCGAAAGGGGTTAATGTAGAGTTATCCCTCATGGAAACAACAGCCGGTGATGTGAAGGAACATGCGAATCCAACCACCATAGACCCTAATGACACTGAAAGCGCCGCCAGGacctagaaataaaaaattaaattttctgttatatttttattagcaATCAAGTACAGAAGTAGCAAATACACATGAACATAGacattatttattacatattctttttgtttcttttaaaactcaatttttttggtaaatcatAGGTTAATATCTTAAGGATGATTTTGTTTCctttataaataaaagtagataTTGCTATTCGTTTGATTAATTTTGAGGTTGAATGTACATGGAGAGCAtccttaaaaattgtatcaaaagtttgaaagaaattaaaagcaGGTGTGGtcgaattaaactatttcagattaaaataatcgTATACAATATACAAGTTTCCGTGACTATCaaaagattagaaataaaattgataagGGTAGCAAATGGATCTCAGAAGATGTCCCTTTAAATTATCGTACGtacttaaccctctaccgcccacagtgacatatatgtaacgtttggaagacttgagtttttttaaatatgacttcgaggcgaacagcaatttttaacgcaaggatttacatgaaagtcaggacagtaataagctagaattttagttttgtatacactccgccataggaataatgtgcctaaatatctcaaaattcagaaaaaaagaaagttttaagggcggtaggaGGTTAAATATGAAAATGATATAAACACAAGACATTCAAAACGAAATAGTTTTACTTTCCCTATGTTGAAAACACAAtaggttattatttttttcccgTAAAGAATGTCATATTATTTACATTGCTGGGTCATCAGCAATACAGACGCAGGTGCGAGATCGCGTgagaaaatttcgttttaaaagcACGTATTTACGATAAAGTTAGGCGGTTATACGTCGTTCAGGATTTTCTCAATAGTTTGATTcgggaaaatatttttgttttattcttctgAGTTGATGAAACGCGATAAAACATCATTGTCAAATTTTGGCAATTTTACCTGAGAAACAGTGCACTTTGCTTCAGGGGCGTTACTCGGTAATTCGATGTTCACGTGGGTATCAGCTCGCATAAGAATCTTCATGAcgaaggttttttttattattaaacagcCGAACACAAAAATCAATCAGGCGATCGGGAAAGTGTTGACGAAGAAGTTTTACTGTGCTGGATACCGTCGATTCAACAAACCCAATACGTATAAGAGAGAATCTATCAATTTATAGTGATCCTTTATTAATCAAAAGTGGAATCTCGATGCGCGATCGAGCAGTGGAAGTTTTTGGTGTCACGGGATAATATAAGCTATTGACACTCGTGGACCGCTGGTTCACTTATATAGGAACTACTCTGGGGGCCGGTTACCCCTTCTTTTTCTTTACTAAGTCCATCATTCGCGAATTGTGAGTAGACGTAAAGAGTACGTGAAGTACTTGTGTGATTTACATACAACTCACGTACCTCGCATCCATATGATCGGACCATTTACCGCATCTGTGTCTATTATTCTGCTAGATCGAATTCAGATATCGCAATTAAgttttctgcccccccccccccccctatgagACCCTAAAAAATTACACTAGATTATCCTATTATAAGCAAGAGGATGATGGTTTTACCTTCCTGGAGAAAAACATTGTGGATATGTTTTTTCAGTACTGCCTTGTTAAGCAAGAACTTACGAAAGTACATATTTGCTTAAACTGAGATAATCAAAAAACACTGTttgtaaaaaaactcaaattttgaatcagattttccaaaatcaaaattGATTACTTAGATAAAGTTAAAGTGCATTTTCttatgtttcaatataaaatagaTTATTCAAACAatctctattaaaaaatgttgcttgcaTTTTTTACCTATGGCAAATACGAACTAAAAAGTTACGTAAAGTCACTTTCGTAGTTTCTACACCAAATAGGTAGACGAACTCGGGCGCAGGGTCAGATATAAAACCATTGTACGGGACGACGTCCCATTCATCCGATTCGGAATTACGTGAACGACTCGAACTTATACTTTTCTATGGAAGAACTGCTTAATTCCAAGGCGAAGCAAAAGCGtggtttttatttcgaaaataagagTCACGCTTGTCGACTACTTCAGCAGAAGCAGTAGGGTAGAGTGAGGTTAAAAGTGGCGCGGGGAAAAAGTGCCACATAcggtaaaaaaagaagaaataatttgtagggcGCGGTCAAAAGTggtaaaagttgacttttcataaCACTGAGTCTATACTAAATAAGGTATTTCTTTGGTTCttccattaaaatttatataagtcATTAAAAATCCAGATATTATAATATGTGGAACTTTTTCCACGAGGCACTTTTAACCCTACTCTACCTTACCGAATTAACTTCGTGTAAGTTTTTACCATGTATTTTATAGAAGAAACGAACGTCTGGTAAGATATTTAGGGAATTTAACATGCTTTTGTGTTAAGATGTTATGCGTCGATTTTATATGTTTTTCGCAATTCGTTATAACCCTTTTCtgcaataaataattacaattactaattttGGTCGCCACAGATGCACCTTTTCCTGACGAGTTCACTAAtactaaaaactgatttttgagcaaaatttgaCTTACGTACTTCCCTAATACGTCAGAATATCACGTACGTGTTTAGAATACGAGATGTCTTTAGCCCTTTTTTATTGGTAATATTTTTCAAGGGCAAGTCCTATATATAGGGAGATAGAAGCATCAACTTTAGGTTTGGTGGTATCCCttgtttccgaaaatttataaacattcaaCATTCTTAGTGTAAGTATGACAACTCTATGGGATCCTGACTATCaggtatcaaaatattttaaaacgaaatctcGTAAGTTTTTTCTCTTGTGCAACAATTAACTTTTAAGTATTAAAGTTTGCCACAAACGTAtaggaacatttttaaaatatcggaATGTCCTCCAATCCAACCACTTAGAGAAAAAGTTcttttgaaacaaaagcatcatCTTCTTGcctattttgttttgaatgacttgaatgtatttttcagaaaaataaaattatttggctgaaagATTAGGTGAGGCTAGTCGCGTAaggattttttttgctgaaaaaggaTTCCTGTTGAGACAATTGAAAATCCTCTCAACCTCAAATTTAAAAGGAAACTCCATTTACGTCAAACATTCTTTTTCGCAAgacgatttttttctgaatgaatgTATTGTCCTAACattaattataatcttttaaaagacATTCCACTTACAGACAACAAAAAAGCATTTGCCTATTACGGgagcaaaaatataaatacacaaattacaattgttaaataaacaattctaactagaatattgatgaaattttgaGGACTTATCTTCAGCACTAATATCTCTTAAGACTGATGCAGGGATTTCTAAAAATACACCAAGTTCTcggtttcagtccagtgtcggagttagccttcaaatagccttgtaCTGagttcggggggatcgaaacgtaaacagttagGGCCGCCTGAactgtttccaattggaatgcccTGCTCCCTTGAGAAACTGCGGGCGTCAGCAGTTCTAAGGAGGCCGAAAACGGAGGGAATGAAAGCCAGAGTTGGGTGTAtgcattttattctttttagcactatataatctttaaaaaatgtgttttttagaGTAAAACTTTTTCttacccgtgtaggaatccaatcagggatccggccgggtccctgccggatagccccgctttaagccgggcgctagtcggggaatccggctaaaaacgtcacggtaaactggtcgggtcccggcttcaataccggccgggatccggtcgggtaatccggccaaaaagcggttaagaaatgttgcttcaggcgagaaattgttaacttgttttgtcttttaaggctcattgTAAGATTACGGTGAGctctaaaagtcaaatcaagtgaaccaattctagcaagaaaattggagtagaattttattccctgatgatagaaaagggaagaaagtaaaaactgtatacataaGACtatagtttgatttaaaataataattattcactctctaagtgggggtttcaaactaataactgaaataatgttgattttaaccaaaagtctcgattttatttgcgaacttcgaagagacgacgcgacgtgaatgcaaggagcatcctcgttccaggtgcgaaactgaaaattactgagtgtctacgTAGACGACAGACACagtaggcgctatatatggcagtaaatttgaaattgtacaggataaacattttctgaatatagagaagtttatgaaaattgtatcatttctgttgttgcacatagcagagccgataacagtttaaatttaaaatgttaaattattcgaaaaaatttaatgttttttttttaagaatttaaaaaagctcatttttgtttcactgatctaataaatctttaaattataattttcaaataataattcatctagcatccataattacgtctttgataatatcacggctcttaaaaaatatgtaatttctacaaatacattaacctgaccagtgtccagccggctcccgaccatgggatataaccagggttggtcgggccagtaaccggccggccctggACTACGTGATTCTAGAAAAATGTAgtccgaccggctcccgcccggttcctgccCATGAAACctagccaggggtagcccggccgggatccgaccagaaatcttgttgtattagggtcaaccggggaaatttctacacgggttttaagataatttaaagttaatgtaAGAATATAAGAGATGCCATGACTCGCgacaaatcgattgacctatactCAAGTGATAATATCGGATCGCAGTCGGTAAAATCGCACCCTCGAATTATTGTCATTGCATCGACTCACTGTTTTTGAAGTCTGAAATATGCTCtaatatttcggatttttttgaTTGACctgtaatattaatacattttattgaagactAAGGAAGTTACGGTAagttataatctttttaaagtttgttCTCTACAGTTCATATTTGTTCcttaacataatttaaagtttatgcgAAAATATAAAAGACTTAATAAAGAGTACGAAACTACtctgttattatttaaaaataataattaaaaatttctgaaaaaaattaactaaggGTCATATGTTcaacgttaaaaaatttaaatattatttatttatcaattaaatattaatcaagTTTCTTCCGCAGATTCttcttaatttcctttttttctatatcttttaaaaatcgctGAGTGTACTAAGGAAGAACTATTGTATTATCGTTATTTCATTGTCGCCATCACATTTAATATATGCAAACCGCGATTGTTGAAaggataatgaattttcaattaaacgatATTATCATTCCACGAATTACACCAATGACGTTGATGACATTGAATCGACATAATCGTTATTTGCTAAAGAGATGTATCATTGGCAAATGCTACAGGTGGCTCCTTTTGCCTTTAGAAAAGGAAAGCTCCGTGTTCCTCTTCATTTTCAGGTTTTTGAGGCTTTTCTATCCTGAGATAACTTCCCTGTTAGCATTTTAATATTCACAGTAATGACCCTCTAAAGCTTAATCCGAATAAATATGAATGCATTTatgttttttctaaacaaaaaatacaataaattacaataaaagtgtAACGacgtatttaacatttttaattttaggagcATAAAGGTTTTTTACAGTGCCTGAATActagaaaaaaattctagttgCTAGTagctttattttacattattgatatttaaaaaatcccctGGTTCAAATGTATAAATTAGAGCTACCATAAATTATATTGAAGTAAAACggtgtgaaaattgtaattttttgtacaaattttttattacttctcaatttaaaagtatttgactATAATAGCAAAAGCACTATATAGTTTCTAGCACGtatattttctttgctttttaaaaCATCGTTCAAAACCGTAGAAAATTACAAAGTGATTCCACGAGAAAGTGCAATTTTTCCATACAATTCGGAcctttaaaaatgttcacaaaaaattataaattattgtaaaaatttatttccaatgtCAAATGAACCTAATTTTGTCCAATTATTCATATAATAAGAATAGCGAGACTCAGAGCTAtatttaattaggaaaaataacCAAATACGCAATAAAGAGAATAATTGATCATCAAAAGAATATTTGAAGTTTCTCACATATAAATTATTTCCTGGTGCATTTTAAGATGCTTTATaggtccaaaataatttttttaaacttaatcatttttaataactgCAAAATTAATATCAAACATATGAATGGGTAATTGGAAGGATACGAGACAGACAATGAATGAAAGTATtctaaacattaataataatatacatatttgaatattgtattttaaaattaatgaaatatacaaaAGTAAAGGTACTGATAATTTGAGCCAACTTTATAAGAAATATTGAAACTGTAAAAGTAATTACATGTATTTCGAATGTTTAGACTTAAGCTctgtgaatataaaaataaagatttaaaaatatctcatGTATTTCTTTTTCTTCACCCATAAAAATACCGCGCACTTTCTTGCGAAAGTATTTACTTTAATGGAACATTGAATGCCCTAAATTTCACATTGACTTACCGTGAGATAAAAAATTCACAGAATCAGCATCACATGGTCTATAAAACATGCACGGCTATTTCCAGTCTTTTCAAGTTTACCTTGCACTTGTGCGCGATCGTTTACATTGCGTactatttaatttcaattgttttgcaaACTTAGTCGCGAGATGTCAAATCATATATGATCCGCTAGAAGCTTAGACGTTTCCAATCTTTGttcgttttttctatttattaaaaattcatacagatacatttttgaaaaacgcGCATAACTGACTTACTACACAAATTTTAATCAGTAGCAAATCaaagtttttattgttaattattacaaAACAACAGTGTTGATTACTTCCCTTCCTGATAGACTGGtatgatattaattttattttttatgtgtacTAAAGTTGTGTGAATTTACAAATTAGGCGATTAGAAATGTTAACTTgagagaacatttttttgaattccacAGAAGATATTCCTGTCAATCTataatttaactaaataagaatgggaaaattgtttttctgcGTGATTAAAAGAGTTACACTTTAccgattaaaaaatatagaacaaATCGATGTTTAGAAGAGATGTAGAGCAAAgattgaatcataattttttccgAATAATAATGCTTGTATTGTGCAATTCTTTTACGTCATTTAAAATTGTAGCGCATTTCACGTTTTGAATTTAATTCTCATAATGGTTGCAACCAGTTCAGTTGTCAATGGAAATCTTGCATTACAAACTCTGAGAGTGTAGcaactagatttaaaaaaatagatcaatgaTAAAAAAGCTGCAAACTTTAATCCataagtttttctattaaatattcacatattttataaataaaaagcaaaaaagagTCAATAAAACAAGACAAAAAAGGGATGTTGAATGACGTTCAACGCCTGGTTTTAACCACATTTCGAttggttctacgaagaataggctatcttttttgTCActgttaagaattaggctaacttcattttgtatgaaatttagtaaacacgtagaagtattaaaataaataaaaatcttctaaaatgtcttgttttgaaagttataggagcctaaattacattataaactgcaatacaaaattctgaataatgatataaatgaagttagcctaattcttaacgggaccgaaaagatagcctattcttcgtagaacgcATCGATTTGTACTACTGAAAGTATTGACGAACGTAAAAGTTTTGTCCATACTCcttactttgaatttaaaaattgcctaacatttattatttagtgGAAATATTGATCACTCTTTCATTCAATTCTTGCAAAATTggttaactttttaaacattgaattaaaatatacatgTTTTCGTTGTTCAAAATGTCGCCCATATAAATTC carries:
- the LOC117167833 gene encoding facilitated trehalose transporter Tret1-like, whose translation is MKILMRADTHVNIELPSNAPEAKCTVSQVLAALSVSLGSMVVGFACSFTSPAVVSMRDNSTLTPFEVTKQIESWIGSIMPLSALFGGIAGGPCIEYLGRRNTILGTAFPFIAAWFLIGMANNIPQILVGRALCGFCVGIASLSLPVYLGETIQPEVRGTLGLLPTAFGNIGILVCFVAGAYLTWSTLAFLGATLPIPFLIMMFLIPETPRWYISKGKTKRARKSLQWLRGKNTDITEELTAVEKAHVDSERNESQSSFTELFRGNNFKPLLISLGLMFFQQLSGINAVIFYAVNIFTAAGSTIDENLCAIILGIVNFLSTFVATALIDRSGRKILLYVSSASMIVNLLSLGTFFYFKDHGFDVKPYGWIPLTSMIIYVIGFSLGFGPIPWLMMGEILPAKIRGSAASVVTGFNWFCTFVVTKTFQDVTSALGEGGAFWMFGLVCVVGLVFVIAFVPETRGRSLEEIEKRLTGPVRRMSAIANMKPMPMAC